One Streptomyces sp. NBC_01237 genomic region harbors:
- the otsB gene encoding trehalose-phosphatase: MGRHPELLPTPSTPAGREGLAALLARPDRAVVALDFDGTLADIVPDPEQARAHPDAVPALAALAPKVASVAVITGRPAGVAVRHGGFAGVPGLDHLVVLGHYGAERWDAVTGTVHAPAPHPGVAAVRAELPGVLHEFGAWHGTWVEEKGQALAVHTRRAEDPQAAFESLRGPLGELAARHGLIVEPGRLVLELRPPGMDKGVALAEYVREMDAESVLYAGDDLGDLAAFATVEKLRAEGPDGIPGLLVCSGSAEVPELAERADLLLPGPAAVVGFLADLARHAQPR, encoded by the coding sequence ATGGGCAGACACCCCGAACTCCTGCCGACCCCGAGCACTCCCGCCGGCCGTGAGGGCCTCGCCGCACTCCTCGCCCGGCCCGACCGCGCGGTCGTCGCTCTCGACTTCGACGGCACGCTCGCCGACATCGTCCCGGACCCCGAGCAGGCCCGCGCCCACCCCGACGCCGTTCCGGCGCTCGCCGCGCTCGCTCCGAAGGTCGCCTCGGTCGCCGTGATCACCGGGCGCCCGGCCGGTGTCGCGGTCCGCCACGGCGGCTTCGCCGGAGTGCCGGGCCTCGATCACCTCGTCGTCCTCGGCCACTACGGCGCCGAGCGCTGGGACGCCGTCACCGGCACCGTCCACGCCCCCGCCCCGCACCCCGGCGTCGCCGCGGTCCGGGCGGAACTGCCCGGCGTGCTCCACGAGTTCGGTGCCTGGCACGGGACCTGGGTGGAGGAGAAGGGGCAGGCCCTCGCCGTCCACACCCGCCGCGCCGAGGACCCGCAGGCCGCCTTCGAGTCGCTGCGCGGGCCCCTCGGAGAGCTCGCGGCCCGGCACGGCCTGATCGTGGAACCGGGACGCCTGGTGCTGGAGTTGCGCCCGCCCGGCATGGACAAGGGCGTCGCGCTGGCGGAGTACGTACGGGAAATGGACGCCGAGTCCGTCCTGTACGCGGGTGACGACCTCGGTGACCTCGCGGCGTTCGCCACCGTGGAGAAGCTGCGCGCCGAGGGGCCGGACGGGATCCCCGGTCTGCTGGTGTGCAGCGGCAGTGCCGAGGTTCCCGAACTGGCCGAACGCGCCGATCTGCTGCTGCCGGGACCGGCGGCCGTCGTCGGCTTCCTCGCGGACCTGGCGCGGCACGCCCAGCCCCGGTAA
- a CDS encoding glucosyl-3-phosphoglycerate synthase, whose protein sequence is MLEEVERWLTRRSWSAADRPLDRLVAARARDPHRASVSVVLPALNEEATVGAIVSTIRRELMEEVRLVDELVVIDSGSTDATAEAARRAGARVVHRDAILPRIPALPGKGEVLWRSLLVTSGEIVCFIDADLKDFSADFVSGIVGPLLTDPSVQFVKAMYDRPLGETAGQGGRVTELVARPLLNLHWPQLAGFVQPLGGEYAVRRSLLERLPFPVGYGVELGLLVDALHTVGLDALAQVDVGVRKHRHQDGQALGRMAAAIYRTAQLRLSRGHLVRPALTQFERGENGFVPRTHAVDTEERPPMREIAEYTERRAA, encoded by the coding sequence GTGCTGGAAGAGGTGGAACGCTGGCTGACCAGGCGTTCCTGGTCGGCCGCCGACCGCCCGCTGGACCGGCTCGTCGCCGCGCGGGCCAGGGATCCACACCGGGCGAGCGTGAGTGTCGTCCTGCCCGCGCTGAACGAGGAGGCGACGGTCGGCGCGATCGTGTCGACGATCCGGCGCGAGCTGATGGAGGAGGTCCGGCTCGTCGATGAGCTGGTGGTGATCGACTCCGGCTCCACCGACGCCACCGCCGAGGCCGCCCGCCGCGCGGGCGCCCGGGTGGTGCACCGGGACGCGATACTCCCGCGGATACCGGCCCTGCCCGGCAAGGGCGAGGTGTTGTGGCGGTCACTGCTGGTGACGAGCGGTGAGATCGTCTGCTTCATCGACGCCGACCTCAAGGACTTCTCCGCCGACTTCGTCTCCGGCATCGTCGGACCGCTGCTCACCGACCCGTCCGTGCAGTTCGTCAAGGCGATGTACGACCGCCCCCTGGGCGAAACCGCAGGTCAGGGCGGTCGGGTCACGGAGCTGGTGGCGCGCCCCCTGCTCAATCTGCACTGGCCGCAGCTGGCCGGGTTCGTCCAGCCGCTGGGCGGCGAATACGCGGTGCGGCGCTCCCTGCTGGAGCGGCTGCCCTTCCCGGTCGGCTACGGAGTGGAGCTGGGGCTGCTCGTCGACGCCCTGCACACCGTGGGCCTGGACGCGCTGGCGCAGGTCGATGTCGGCGTACGCAAGCACCGCCACCAGGACGGTCAGGCGCTGGGCCGGATGGCGGCGGCGATCTACCGCACCGCGCAGCTGCGGCTCTCCCGGGGACATCTGGTGCGGCCCGCGCTCACCCAGTTCGAGCGGGGCGAGAACGGCTTCGTACCGCGCACCCATGCGGTGGACACGGAGGAGCGGCCGCCGATGCGGGAGATCGCGGAGTACACCGAGCGCCGGGCCGCGTGA
- a CDS encoding ROK family protein: MKAALVGTDGTLLHKARRATGRERGPEAVVETILTFAADLRAYGEEHFGESAVAAGVAVPGIIDVENGILVYASNLGWSDVPLRDLLGKRLGGVPVALGHDVRTGGLAEGRIGAGQGADRFLFVPLGTGIAGAIGIDGSIEAGAHGYAGEIGHLVVRPDGPECGCGQRGCMETLASASAVTRAWAAASSNPEADAADCAKAVEAGDPAAIRVWTDAVDALAAGLVTALTLLDPRMLIIGGGLAEAGETLFTPLRAAVEERVTFQKLPRIVPAALGDTAGCLGAGLLAWDLLSTEVSA, translated from the coding sequence ATGAAGGCCGCGCTGGTCGGGACCGACGGCACGCTCCTCCACAAGGCGCGACGGGCCACCGGGCGCGAGCGCGGTCCCGAGGCGGTCGTCGAAACCATCCTCACGTTCGCCGCGGATCTGCGCGCGTACGGCGAGGAGCACTTCGGCGAGAGCGCCGTCGCCGCCGGGGTCGCCGTGCCCGGCATCATCGACGTCGAGAACGGGATCCTGGTCTACGCCTCGAACCTGGGCTGGAGCGACGTACCGCTGCGCGACCTGCTCGGCAAGCGGCTCGGCGGCGTACCCGTCGCGCTCGGCCACGACGTCAGGACCGGCGGTCTCGCCGAGGGCCGGATCGGGGCCGGGCAGGGCGCGGACCGCTTCCTGTTCGTACCGCTGGGCACCGGGATAGCCGGGGCCATCGGGATCGACGGCTCCATCGAGGCGGGCGCCCACGGTTACGCGGGCGAGATCGGCCACCTCGTGGTCCGGCCGGACGGCCCGGAATGCGGCTGCGGCCAGCGCGGCTGCATGGAGACCCTGGCGTCCGCGTCCGCGGTGACCCGGGCCTGGGCCGCTGCCTCCTCGAACCCCGAGGCGGACGCGGCGGACTGCGCGAAGGCCGTCGAGGCGGGCGACCCCGCGGCGATCCGGGTCTGGACGGACGCGGTCGACGCGCTCGCCGCCGGACTGGTCACCGCGCTCACCCTGCTGGACCCCCGCATGCTCATCATCGGTGGCGGTCTGGCCGAGGCCGGGGAAACCTTGTTCACACCACTGCGTGCGGCCGTCGAGGAACGCGTCACGTTCCAGAAACTGCCCCGCATCGTCCCGGCGGCCCTCGGGGACACCGCCGGATGCCTGGGCGCAGGGCTGCTCGCCTGGGATCTACTCTCCACGGAGGTATCCGCCTGA
- a CDS encoding ABC transporter substrate-binding protein, with product MGGAVQRRFMGWTAVVAALGMTAALSACGGDSGSEDVTLTLVAADYGTSAANSSEKYWNRVAEGFEKSHPGIEVDVRIYPWTDVDREVAEMVKAGKAPDIAQIGAYADYAKAGKIYTADQMLAIRTQANFLPVLSDAGKIQGRQYGLPFVASTRLLFYNKELFRQAGLDAPQTWTDIQHHASALKQRGVGYPFALPLGQEESQAETMMWLLSGGGGYTDDVGSYDIDSDKNVATLQWLKDNLVGKGLTGPVEPGKLDRAKAFAAFTKGEVGMLNGHPTLMRKAEAKGIDVGMVPLPGIDGPTQGTMGVADWMMGFKQNDHRREIGTFFDYAYSDANVLAFADEYDMLPVTGSASAVMESDAEHKPLRGFLAALPNSQFYPYAKTSWAGVSEGLKKNIGDAVAPDGSPRSVLSAIASAAGRAESAE from the coding sequence ATGGGCGGGGCTGTGCAGCGGCGCTTTATGGGTTGGACCGCGGTAGTGGCGGCACTCGGCATGACAGCGGCGTTGTCTGCCTGTGGCGGTGACAGCGGCTCGGAGGACGTCACCCTCACACTGGTCGCCGCCGACTACGGCACCAGTGCGGCCAACAGCTCCGAGAAGTACTGGAACCGTGTCGCCGAGGGCTTCGAGAAGTCCCACCCCGGCATCGAGGTCGATGTCCGCATCTACCCGTGGACGGACGTCGACCGCGAGGTCGCCGAGATGGTGAAGGCCGGGAAGGCGCCGGACATCGCCCAGATCGGGGCGTACGCCGACTACGCCAAGGCCGGCAAGATCTACACCGCCGACCAGATGCTCGCCATCCGCACCCAGGCCAACTTCCTCCCGGTGCTGAGCGACGCGGGCAAGATCCAGGGCCGGCAGTACGGGCTGCCGTTCGTCGCGAGCACCCGGCTGCTCTTCTACAACAAGGAGCTCTTCCGGCAGGCCGGTCTCGACGCCCCGCAGACCTGGACCGACATCCAGCACCACGCCTCCGCGCTCAAGCAGCGTGGTGTCGGCTACCCGTTCGCGCTGCCGCTCGGCCAGGAGGAATCCCAGGCCGAGACCATGATGTGGCTGCTCAGCGGGGGTGGCGGCTACACGGACGACGTCGGCTCGTACGACATCGACTCCGACAAGAACGTCGCCACGCTCCAGTGGCTGAAGGACAACCTGGTCGGCAAGGGGCTCACCGGCCCCGTCGAGCCCGGCAAGCTCGACCGGGCGAAGGCGTTCGCCGCGTTCACCAAGGGCGAGGTCGGCATGCTCAACGGGCATCCCACGCTGATGCGGAAGGCCGAGGCGAAGGGCATCGACGTCGGCATGGTGCCGCTGCCCGGCATCGACGGTCCGACGCAGGGCACGATGGGCGTCGCCGACTGGATGATGGGCTTCAAGCAGAACGACCACCGCAGGGAGATCGGTACGTTCTTCGACTACGCGTACTCGGACGCGAACGTGCTGGCCTTCGCCGACGAGTACGACATGCTGCCGGTGACCGGCAGCGCGTCCGCCGTGATGGAGAGCGACGCCGAGCACAAGCCGCTGCGGGGCTTCCTGGCGGCGCTGCCGAACTCGCAGTTCTACCCGTACGCCAAGACGTCCTGGGCCGGTGTCAGCGAGGGCCTCAAGAAGAACATCGGCGACGCGGTCGCCCCGGACGGCAGCCCGCGGAGCGTCCTCTCCGCGATCGCCAGTGCGGCGGGCCGGGCGGAGAGCGCCGAGTAG
- a CDS encoding DUF3263 domain-containing protein, whose translation MTAPENGPDNALSDRDRALLALERRSWAGPGAKERAIREELGISPVRYYQLLNALIEDRRALAEDPVTVNRLRRIRDARRDRR comes from the coding sequence ATGACCGCCCCCGAGAACGGACCCGACAACGCGCTGTCCGACCGGGACCGCGCGCTGCTGGCCCTGGAGCGGCGCTCCTGGGCGGGCCCCGGGGCGAAGGAGCGGGCGATCCGCGAGGAGCTGGGGATCTCGCCGGTGCGCTACTACCAACTGCTGAACGCGCTGATCGAGGACCGTCGGGCGCTGGCGGAGGACCCCGTCACGGTGAATCGGCTGCGCCGGATACGGGACGCGAGGCGGGATCGCCGCTGA
- a CDS encoding MoaD/ThiS family protein: protein MSVKVRIPTILRTYTDGQAEVAAEGTNLSEVIESLEKNHPGIAARVLDDQGKLRRFVNVYVNDDDVRFEGGLKTATPDGAGISIIPAVAGGC from the coding sequence ATGAGCGTCAAGGTCCGCATCCCCACCATCCTCCGCACCTACACGGACGGCCAGGCCGAGGTCGCTGCGGAGGGCACCAACCTCTCCGAGGTCATCGAGTCCCTGGAGAAGAACCACCCGGGCATCGCCGCCCGTGTCCTGGACGACCAGGGCAAGCTGCGCCGCTTCGTCAACGTGTACGTCAACGATGACGACGTGCGCTTCGAGGGCGGCCTGAAGACGGCCACCCCGGACGGCGCGGGCATTTCGATCATTCCGGCAGTGGCCGGAGGCTGCTGA
- the thrC gene encoding threonine synthase, whose amino-acid sequence MAVQTVAASTDSAVSAVDLGPAAALSCRECGERFELGPLFACASCFGPLEVAYDLPSGTPDELKKRIEAGPNNIWRYAPLLPVPADVADKPNINPGFTKLVKADNLARELGVTGGLYVKDDSGNPTHSFKDRVVAIAVEAARAFGFTTLSCSSTGNLAGAVGAAAARAGFRSCVFIPHDLEQGKVVMAAVYGGELVGIEGNYDDVNRFCSELIGDPLGEGWGFVNVNLRPYYGEGSKTLAYEICEQLGWQLPDQIVIPIASGSQLTKIDKGLQELIKLGLVEDKPYKIFGAQAEGCSPVSTAFKAGHDVVRPQKPNTIAKSLAIGNPADGPYVLDIARRTGGAVDDVNDEQVVDAIKLLARTEGIFAETAGGVTVGVTKKLIEAGLLDPSLTTVVLNTGDGLKTLDAVAATSQATATIRPSLDAFREAGLAAL is encoded by the coding sequence ATGGCTGTTCAGACTGTTGCCGCATCCACCGATTCTGCTGTCTCCGCTGTGGATCTCGGCCCCGCCGCCGCGCTTTCCTGCCGCGAGTGCGGTGAGCGTTTCGAGCTCGGCCCCCTCTTCGCCTGCGCGTCCTGTTTCGGGCCGCTCGAAGTGGCGTACGACCTGCCGAGCGGTACCCCGGACGAGCTGAAGAAGCGCATCGAGGCCGGACCGAACAACATCTGGCGCTACGCGCCGCTGCTGCCGGTCCCCGCCGATGTCGCGGACAAGCCCAACATCAACCCCGGCTTCACCAAGCTGGTCAAGGCCGACAACCTCGCCCGTGAACTGGGCGTCACCGGTGGCCTGTACGTCAAGGACGACTCCGGGAACCCGACGCACTCCTTCAAGGACCGCGTCGTGGCCATCGCCGTCGAGGCCGCCCGCGCCTTCGGGTTCACCACCCTGTCCTGCTCCTCCACCGGCAACCTCGCCGGTGCGGTGGGCGCCGCCGCCGCCCGCGCCGGCTTCCGGTCCTGCGTGTTCATCCCGCACGACCTGGAGCAGGGCAAGGTCGTCATGGCCGCTGTGTACGGCGGTGAGCTGGTCGGCATCGAGGGCAACTACGACGACGTCAACCGCTTCTGCTCGGAGCTCATCGGCGACCCGCTCGGCGAGGGCTGGGGCTTCGTCAACGTCAACCTGCGGCCGTACTACGGCGAGGGCTCCAAGACGCTGGCGTACGAGATCTGCGAGCAGCTCGGCTGGCAGCTGCCCGACCAGATCGTCATCCCGATCGCGTCCGGCTCGCAGCTCACGAAGATCGACAAGGGCCTCCAGGAGCTGATCAAGCTCGGTCTGGTCGAGGACAAGCCGTACAAGATCTTCGGTGCCCAGGCCGAGGGCTGCTCCCCGGTCTCCACCGCCTTCAAGGCCGGTCACGACGTCGTGCGTCCCCAGAAGCCGAACACGATCGCCAAGTCCCTGGCGATCGGCAACCCGGCCGACGGCCCGTACGTCCTGGACATCGCCCGCCGCACCGGTGGTGCCGTCGACGACGTCAACGACGAGCAGGTCGTCGACGCGATCAAGCTGCTGGCCCGCACCGAGGGCATCTTCGCGGAGACGGCGGGCGGGGTGACGGTCGGCGTGACGAAGAAGCTGATCGAGGCCGGTCTGCTCGACCCGTCGCTGACCACCGTCGTCCTGAACACCGGTGACGGCCTCAAGACGCTCGACGCGGTGGCCGCGACCTCGCAGGCGACCGCGACCATCCGGCCGAGCCTGGACGCATTCCGCGAAGCCGGCCTCGCCGCCCTCTGA
- the groL gene encoding chaperonin GroEL (60 kDa chaperone family; promotes refolding of misfolded polypeptides especially under stressful conditions; forms two stacked rings of heptamers to form a barrel-shaped 14mer; ends can be capped by GroES; misfolded proteins enter the barrel where they are refolded when GroES binds), whose translation MAKIIAFDEEARRGLERGMNQLADAVKVTLGPKGRNVVLEKKWGAPTITNDGVSIAKEIELEDPYEKIGAELVKEVAKKTDDVAGDGTTTATVLAQALVREGLRNVAAGANPMALKRGIEKAVEAVSAALLEQAKDVETKEQIASTASISAADTEIGAKIAEAMDKVGKEGVITVEESQTFGLELELTEGMRFDKGYISAYFATDMERMEASLDDPYILIVNSKIASVKDLIPLLEKVMQSGKPLLIIAEDVEGEALSTLVVNKIKGTFKSVAVKAPGFGDRRKAMLADIAILTGGTVISEEVGLKLENAGLDLLGRARKVVITKDETTIVDGAGDSDQVQGRVNQIRAEIENSDSDYDREKLQERLAKLAGGVAVIKAGAATEVELKERKHRIEDAVRNAKAAVEEGIVAGGGVALLQASAVFEKLDLTGDEATGANAVKLALEAPLKQIAVNGGLEGGVVVEKVRNLPIGHGLNAATGEYVDMIAEGILDPAKVTRSALQNAASIAALFLTTEAVIADKPEKASAAAPGGMPGGDMDF comes from the coding sequence ATGGCCAAGATCATCGCGTTCGACGAGGAGGCACGGCGCGGTCTCGAGCGCGGGATGAACCAGCTCGCCGACGCCGTCAAGGTCACCCTCGGCCCCAAGGGCCGTAACGTCGTCCTCGAGAAGAAGTGGGGCGCGCCCACGATCACCAACGATGGTGTTTCCATCGCCAAGGAGATCGAGCTCGAGGACCCGTACGAGAAGATCGGTGCGGAGCTGGTCAAGGAGGTCGCCAAGAAGACGGACGACGTCGCCGGCGACGGTACGACCACCGCCACCGTTCTCGCTCAGGCGCTCGTCCGTGAGGGCCTGCGCAACGTTGCCGCCGGTGCCAACCCGATGGCGCTCAAGCGGGGCATCGAGAAGGCCGTCGAGGCCGTCTCCGCCGCTCTGCTGGAGCAGGCCAAGGACGTGGAGACCAAGGAGCAGATCGCTTCGACGGCCTCCATCTCCGCCGCCGACACCGAGATCGGCGCCAAGATCGCCGAGGCGATGGACAAGGTCGGCAAGGAAGGCGTCATCACCGTCGAGGAGTCCCAGACCTTCGGTCTGGAGCTGGAGCTCACCGAGGGTATGCGCTTCGACAAGGGCTACATCTCGGCGTACTTCGCCACCGACATGGAGCGTATGGAGGCGTCGCTCGACGACCCGTACATCCTGATCGTCAACTCGAAGATCGCCAGCGTCAAGGACCTGATCCCGCTGCTGGAGAAGGTCATGCAGTCGGGCAAGCCGCTGCTGATCATCGCCGAGGACGTCGAGGGCGAGGCCCTGTCGACCCTGGTCGTCAACAAGATCAAGGGCACGTTCAAGTCCGTCGCCGTCAAGGCTCCGGGCTTCGGTGACCGCCGCAAGGCCATGCTCGCGGACATCGCCATCCTCACCGGTGGCACCGTGATCTCCGAGGAGGTCGGTCTCAAGCTGGAGAACGCCGGCCTGGACCTGCTCGGCCGTGCCCGCAAGGTCGTCATCACCAAGGACGAGACCACGATCGTCGACGGCGCCGGTGACAGCGACCAGGTTCAGGGTCGCGTCAACCAGATCCGTGCCGAGATCGAGAACTCCGACTCGGACTACGACCGCGAGAAGCTCCAGGAGCGCCTCGCGAAGCTGGCCGGCGGCGTGGCCGTCATCAAGGCCGGTGCCGCGACCGAGGTCGAGCTCAAGGAGCGCAAGCACCGCATCGAGGACGCGGTGCGCAACGCCAAGGCCGCTGTCGAGGAGGGCATCGTCGCCGGTGGTGGCGTGGCTCTGCTCCAGGCCTCGGCCGTCTTCGAGAAGCTCGACCTGACCGGCGACGAGGCCACGGGCGCCAACGCCGTGAAGCTCGCGCTGGAGGCCCCGCTCAAGCAGATCGCCGTCAACGGTGGTCTTGAGGGTGGCGTCGTCGTGGAGAAGGTGCGCAACCTGCCGATCGGTCACGGCCTCAACGCCGCGACCGGCGAGTACGTCGACATGATCGCCGAGGGCATTCTCGACCCGGCGAAGGTCACGCGCTCCGCTCTGCAGAACGCCGCGTCCATCGCCGCGCTCTTCCTCACCACCGAGGCCGTCATCGCCGACAAGCCGGAGAAGGCCTCTGCGGCCGCTCCGGGCGGCATGCCGGGCGGTGACATGGACTTCTGA
- a CDS encoding alpha,alpha-trehalose-phosphate synthase (UDP-forming) produces the protein MVSEHAAQVLVASNRGPVSYSLSEDGSLASKRGGGGLVSGLSAVDDKLWVCAALGDGDREAVRRGVGEPGVRMLDIDADVHADAYNGIANSVLWFVHHLLYQTPVEPVFDAEFRRQWASYETYNRAFAEALAEEAGPGAAVLVQDYHLALVPGLLRELRPDLRIGHFSHTPWAPVDYFRLLPDDIGEQLLRGILGADRAAFLTRRWADAFISCCTEILGGTGRTRIGVHGLGADAEFLRRRAHEADVDDRMAALREQVGGDGDRRTIVRVDRTELSKNIVRGLHAYRALLDTRPEWRERVVHVAFAYPSRQDLAVYREYTAAVQTLADEINAAYGTPGWTPVVLHVKDDFARSLAAYRLADVALVNPIRDGMNLVAKEVPVVSDRGCVLVLSREAGAYEELGADAIVVNPYDVTATAAALHEALSMESGERAERCERLAAAATALPPQQWFLDQLEALRRD, from the coding sequence ATGGTCTCCGAGCACGCTGCCCAGGTTCTCGTCGCGTCCAACCGCGGCCCGGTGTCGTACTCGCTGAGCGAGGACGGCTCGCTCGCGTCGAAACGGGGCGGGGGCGGCCTCGTCTCGGGCCTGAGCGCCGTCGACGACAAGCTGTGGGTGTGCGCCGCCCTGGGCGACGGCGACCGCGAGGCGGTCCGGCGCGGGGTCGGTGAGCCGGGCGTACGGATGCTCGACATCGACGCCGATGTGCACGCCGACGCGTACAACGGGATCGCGAACTCCGTCCTGTGGTTCGTCCACCACCTGCTCTACCAGACACCCGTCGAGCCGGTCTTCGACGCGGAGTTCCGGCGCCAGTGGGCCTCCTACGAGACGTACAACCGGGCCTTCGCCGAGGCGCTCGCCGAGGAGGCGGGGCCGGGGGCGGCCGTCCTGGTGCAGGACTACCACCTCGCCCTGGTCCCCGGCCTCCTCCGGGAACTCCGCCCCGACCTGCGCATCGGCCACTTCTCGCACACCCCGTGGGCGCCCGTCGACTACTTCCGCCTGCTGCCCGACGACATCGGTGAACAGCTGCTGCGCGGCATCCTGGGCGCGGACCGGGCGGCGTTCCTGACCCGGCGCTGGGCGGACGCCTTCATCAGCTGCTGCACGGAGATCCTGGGCGGCACGGGGCGGACCCGCATCGGGGTGCACGGGCTCGGCGCGGACGCGGAGTTCCTGCGGCGCCGCGCGCACGAGGCGGACGTGGACGACCGGATGGCGGCGCTGCGGGAGCAGGTGGGCGGCGACGGCGACCGCCGCACGATCGTGCGGGTGGACCGTACGGAACTCTCCAAGAACATCGTCCGCGGCCTGCACGCCTACCGCGCCCTGCTCGACACGCGCCCCGAGTGGCGCGAACGGGTCGTCCATGTCGCCTTCGCCTACCCCTCACGGCAGGACCTCGCGGTGTACCGGGAGTACACGGCGGCGGTGCAGACCCTGGCCGACGAGATCAACGCCGCCTACGGCACGCCCGGCTGGACCCCCGTCGTCCTCCACGTCAAGGACGACTTCGCGCGTTCCCTGGCCGCGTACCGGCTGGCGGACGTGGCCCTGGTCAACCCGATCCGCGACGGCATGAACCTGGTCGCCAAGGAGGTCCCCGTCGTCTCCGACCGCGGCTGCGTCCTGGTGCTGTCGCGGGAGGCGGGGGCGTACGAGGAGCTGGGCGCCGACGCGATCGTGGTGAACCCGTACGACGTGACCGCGACGGCCGCCGCCCTGCACGAGGCGCTGTCGATGGAGAGCGGCGAACGGGCCGAACGCTGCGAGCGGCTGGCCGCTGCGGCGACCGCGCTGCCGCCGCAGCAGTGGTTCCTGGACCAGCTGGAGGCGCTGCGGCGCGACTGA
- a CDS encoding cold-shock protein, whose protein sequence is MAQGTVKWFNAEKGYGFIAVDGGADVFVHYSAIQMDGYRTLEEGQRVEFEISQGQKGPQADMVKLAVG, encoded by the coding sequence ATGGCTCAGGGCACCGTCAAGTGGTTCAACGCGGAGAAGGGGTACGGCTTCATCGCGGTCGACGGTGGTGCGGATGTTTTCGTCCACTACAGCGCGATCCAGATGGACGGGTACCGCACCCTCGAAGAGGGTCAGCGAGTTGAATTCGAGATCTCGCAGGGCCAGAAGGGGCCGCAGGCGGACATGGTCAAGCTCGCCGTCGGCTGA